Proteins encoded by one window of Methanobacterium sp. CWC-01:
- a CDS encoding ATPase: MNKELARLLQKIGVDSRFVSILDDRIVVNNLRYSRFSRNKEEIFNHKFPEITVIRSKMFQRIATRASRNLKAELKPKDRVAVIMDDGCATLTLHAVLEPYTRKYGIKIIKLGSWEELDYLDVDKVALALDMDYEVEALLEKMLHGERIRLESGRTSGEGYELIYPLINIPRDWIWSWTGSENIPCTEDLSEGIPAEMVQFLSNFIPDVREKMYRSALFLKDNE; encoded by the coding sequence ATGAATAAGGAACTAGCCAGATTGCTTCAGAAAATTGGCGTGGACAGCCGTTTTGTCAGCATCCTGGATGATCGGATTGTGGTGAATAATTTACGCTACTCCCGGTTCTCCCGGAATAAAGAAGAGATCTTTAACCATAAATTCCCAGAAATCACGGTTATACGGTCTAAAATGTTTCAGCGCATCGCCACCCGGGCTTCTCGTAACCTCAAGGCTGAATTAAAGCCAAAGGATAGGGTGGCCGTGATTATGGATGATGGTTGTGCCACCCTGACCCTCCACGCAGTTTTAGAGCCATACACCCGGAAGTATGGTATTAAAATCATTAAGTTAGGGTCCTGGGAGGAACTGGATTATCTGGATGTGGATAAAGTGGCCCTGGCCTTGGACATGGACTATGAGGTGGAGGCTCTCCTGGAAAAGATGCTCCACGGGGAGAGGATCCGCTTAGAGTCAGGTAGAACCTCTGGAGAGGGGTATGAACTTATTTATCCTCTTATAAATATTCCCCGGGATTGGATATGGTCCTGGACTGGTTCTGAAAACATTCCCTGCACCGAAGATTTGTCAGAAGGGATCCCTGCCGAGATGGTCCAGTTCCTGTCCAACTTTATCCCCGATGTTCGGGAAAAGATGTACAGATCAGCTTTATTTTTAAAAGATAATGAGTAA
- a CDS encoding winged helix-turn-helix domain-containing protein: MEGSPLGSSPEISEIKRILEHMQRDVKRLIEKCNQQQIELLVESSKKDFCNAFKEYMRHDIQDNLEKSMVYPCQMRDECQSRFTDFLEKNASLIGQGEVTPEFIVENQAELLELAEEAPYARCDKCFQEVDTLFQKQVRLMRSLRIYSSPEEKHEDLSCLSEEYLVKNVLDPLSNQQRLQILKSMATQTQTFSNLSELTGLKGGNLLFHLQKLTETDLILQRHERGDYMITEKGYSILMALSELNCVLSSKNQP; the protein is encoded by the coding sequence ATGGAAGGATCACCCCTGGGATCTAGTCCCGAGATTTCCGAGATTAAAAGGATCCTGGAACACATGCAACGTGACGTTAAAAGGCTGATAGAGAAATGTAACCAGCAACAAATTGAGCTCCTGGTAGAAAGTTCCAAGAAAGACTTTTGTAATGCATTTAAGGAGTATATGCGCCATGATATCCAGGATAACCTGGAAAAATCCATGGTCTATCCCTGTCAAATGAGGGATGAGTGCCAGTCCAGATTTACCGATTTTCTGGAAAAAAACGCCAGTCTCATCGGACAAGGGGAGGTTACCCCGGAATTTATAGTTGAAAATCAGGCCGAATTATTGGAACTTGCCGAAGAAGCACCCTACGCCAGGTGTGATAAATGCTTCCAGGAGGTAGATACCCTTTTCCAAAAACAGGTACGCCTGATGCGTTCCTTAAGGATTTACAGCTCCCCGGAGGAAAAGCATGAAGATCTATCCTGCCTATCAGAGGAATACCTGGTTAAAAATGTGCTGGACCCCCTTTCCAACCAACAACGATTACAGATCTTGAAGTCCATGGCCACCCAGACTCAAACCTTCTCCAATCTCTCGGAGCTCACCGGACTTAAAGGCGGTAATCTGCTTTTTCACCTGCAGAAGCTCACCGAAACAGATCTTATATTGCAGCGTCATGAGAGGGGTGATTACATGATCACCGAGAAGGGATACAGCATTTTAATGGCACTCTCGGAGCTGAACTGTGTTCTGTCCAGTAAAAACCAGCCATAG
- a CDS encoding replication factor C large subunit — MLWTEKYRPQTFKEVLGNSKAKDQIQDWLEGWLEGEPQKCLLLVGPPGTGKTTLAHLVAEHFTEYLELNASDKRSQDALQRSVGEASASQSLFGTGLKLIILDEVDGLHGNEDRGGIRAINQILKSSHHPVIMMANDLYSKRITTLKTKCQLIKINKIHTNSIMAMLKRICVKEGVEFEEHVLRTLAKRSRGDLRSAINDLEMMARGSESVTSQDLEALAEKDTVQNIFDSVRTVLKSRNPRRVKDALRLEAEPGFILELIAENVPREYEKQEEIEKAYDMIAEADLYLGRAFNTRHYGYWKYAYDLMGPGVALSKKETYRKFARYTNSTMFSFLSKNRAKRDLRDRVATKIGAKLHTSRKVAIDQFPYLEMMFQDNELAWELSQYFELEDAEVKQFRSRKIPQSVRKAAAKAKSSSKKGSPPSRTGKKAGSTSEKMDSAGDKAQNTATKKKSKKKSKEISNKKSSAEKPSTEKVGVTKPSGKKIIADDNSKTAENEKEDKKKEAQTSLFSF, encoded by the coding sequence ATGTTGTGGACCGAGAAATACCGGCCCCAAACCTTTAAGGAAGTTCTGGGTAATTCCAAGGCCAAGGACCAGATCCAGGACTGGTTGGAGGGCTGGTTAGAGGGAGAACCCCAGAAGTGCCTGTTGTTAGTAGGACCTCCCGGTACGGGTAAGACCACCCTGGCTCATCTGGTGGCCGAGCACTTCACCGAATACTTGGAACTCAACGCCAGTGACAAGCGCTCCCAGGATGCACTGCAGCGCAGCGTGGGGGAAGCATCCGCATCCCAGTCCCTATTCGGTACTGGATTGAAGCTCATCATCCTGGACGAAGTGGATGGACTCCATGGTAACGAGGATCGGGGTGGGATACGTGCTATAAATCAGATCTTAAAGTCCAGCCACCACCCGGTGATCATGATGGCCAATGACCTCTACAGTAAACGGATCACCACCCTGAAGACTAAATGTCAGCTTATAAAGATTAACAAGATACACACCAACTCCATCATGGCCATGCTCAAGCGGATCTGCGTCAAAGAAGGAGTGGAATTTGAGGAACACGTCCTCCGCACCCTGGCCAAACGCTCCCGGGGGGATCTGAGATCGGCCATCAACGACCTGGAGATGATGGCCCGGGGGAGTGAATCTGTCACCTCCCAGGACCTGGAAGCCCTGGCTGAGAAGGACACTGTGCAGAACATCTTCGACTCAGTGCGCACCGTACTCAAGAGTAGAAATCCCCGGCGAGTTAAGGATGCTCTGCGCTTAGAAGCAGAACCAGGATTCATTCTGGAATTAATAGCCGAGAATGTGCCCCGGGAATATGAGAAACAGGAAGAGATAGAGAAGGCCTACGACATGATCGCCGAGGCGGACCTGTACCTGGGAAGGGCCTTTAACACCCGCCACTATGGCTACTGGAAATATGCCTACGATTTAATGGGCCCGGGGGTGGCCCTGTCCAAGAAGGAAACCTACCGGAAGTTCGCCCGTTACACCAACTCCACCATGTTTAGTTTTCTATCCAAGAACCGGGCCAAACGGGACTTGAGAGACCGGGTGGCAACCAAGATTGGTGCCAAACTCCACACCTCCCGGAAGGTGGCCATCGATCAGTTCCCTTACCTGGAGATGATGTTCCAGGATAATGAGCTAGCCTGGGAGCTGTCCCAGTACTTTGAGCTGGAGGATGCTGAGGTGAAACAGTTCCGCTCCCGGAAGATTCCCCAAAGTGTTAGGAAGGCTGCTGCCAAAGCAAAATCTTCCAGCAAAAAAGGATCGCCACCATCCAGGACTGGAAAAAAAGCCGGGTCAACTTCTGAAAAAATGGATTCTGCTGGAGATAAGGCCCAGAATACTGCCACTAAAAAGAAGTCTAAAAAGAAGTCTAAAGAGATTTCTAACAAAAAAAGTTCCGCTGAAAAACCCTCCACTGAAAAAGTTGGGGTGACTAAGCCTTCCGGTAAAAAAATCATCGCTGATGATAATTCTAAAACAGCCGAGAATGAGAAGGAAGATAAGAAAAAAGAAGCACAAACCTCTCTTTTCAGTTTTTAA
- a CDS encoding replication factor C small subunit has product MSGPWVEKYRPQSLDEVVGQEHIIQRLERYVKDKSMPNLMFTGPAGVGKTTTALALAKAILGEYWKQNFLELNASDARGIDTVRKDIKNFCRLKAVGAPFRIIFLDEVDNMTKDAQHALRREMEMYTKTSSFILSCNYSSKIIDPIQSRCAIFRFAPVKGHHIIKRLEIICQAEDLNYTPGALESIVYFAEGDMRRAVNILQASSSVGEEITEENIQEVVSKAKPRDVRRIINMALDGDFIAARDLLREVMVVQGTSGEDMITQIYQEVSRMSMEGLIEENHYIFLVDHIGTYDYRIREGSNPRIQLEALLTKFLPKAKAD; this is encoded by the coding sequence ATGAGCGGACCATGGGTAGAGAAGTACCGGCCACAGAGTCTGGATGAAGTGGTGGGTCAGGAACACATCATTCAAAGATTGGAGAGATACGTTAAGGATAAGAGCATGCCAAACCTCATGTTCACCGGACCAGCCGGAGTGGGAAAAACCACCACGGCCCTGGCCCTGGCCAAGGCCATCCTGGGAGAGTACTGGAAGCAGAACTTCCTGGAACTCAATGCCTCGGATGCCCGTGGTATCGACACGGTTAGGAAGGATATTAAGAATTTCTGTAGATTAAAAGCGGTGGGTGCTCCTTTCCGGATAATCTTCCTGGATGAAGTGGATAATATGACCAAGGACGCCCAGCACGCCCTGAGACGGGAGATGGAAATGTACACCAAAACCTCATCCTTCATCTTATCCTGCAACTACTCCTCCAAGATCATTGATCCCATCCAGTCCCGCTGTGCCATCTTCCGCTTCGCCCCGGTTAAGGGCCATCATATCATAAAGCGCCTGGAGATCATCTGCCAGGCCGAGGATCTTAACTACACCCCGGGAGCACTGGAAAGTATTGTGTACTTCGCTGAAGGAGATATGCGTCGGGCGGTGAATATATTGCAGGCCTCATCCTCGGTGGGGGAGGAAATCACAGAAGAAAATATCCAGGAAGTTGTTTCCAAGGCCAAACCCCGGGATGTGCGGCGCATAATTAACATGGCTCTGGATGGAGACTTCATTGCTGCCCGGGACCTGTTAAGGGAAGTTATGGTGGTGCAGGGCACCAGTGGAGAGGATATGATCACCCAGATCTACCAGGAAGTGTCCCGCATGTCCATGGAGGGACTGATTGAAGAGAACCACTACATTTTCCTGGTGGACCACATTGGAACCTACGATTACCGTATCCGGGAGGGCAGTAATCCCCGTATACAACTGGAAGCTCTTTTAACTAAATTTTTACCAAAGGCAAAGGCAGATTAA
- a CDS encoding roadblock/LC7 domain-containing protein: MSEYDMEEGLETVLDELNQTKGVEGAIIVSAVGEVLKHNLKSSGDLALFGPMAQVIDSSSQRLLGSAGLGEMEKVLLESKKGKSLFLQLKKVHLIILIEKNANLGMIMMTAHRVSPRIIEITQDMELVEVEPSAPEVTVEEPVLESVEEYIPEEALVKEPVPEVTLVEPVVETSGEMVEAEVSAKEVSEDVLKTDGVPEEVIAEAQTIPDEESVTEAEISTVTEVKSSDEQVIEEEAEVESAKPVEEKPSGVIPTIKPPISLPDLPESVVIPDDPPGRADLIIEIYEALFLAMAIGASKIMGVSPARGLTKQFLPSSECKELLEGVDIKSNAVIDFDALRANTEKIKVEDRESVFLRDFSQIITVITDNYGKVMGYDAFRGMVRSEFKAINDSYGEAMDKLGIKGKMHPELQKLL; this comes from the coding sequence ATGAGTGAGTATGACATGGAAGAAGGGCTGGAAACCGTCCTGGATGAACTGAACCAGACCAAAGGGGTTGAAGGTGCAATTATCGTCAGTGCCGTTGGAGAAGTTCTTAAACACAACCTCAAATCCAGTGGGGACCTGGCTTTATTCGGGCCCATGGCCCAAGTTATTGACAGTTCCTCACAACGCCTATTGGGATCAGCCGGCCTGGGGGAAATGGAGAAGGTCCTTTTAGAGTCAAAAAAAGGAAAATCATTATTCCTACAGCTGAAAAAGGTTCACCTAATCATACTTATTGAGAAAAATGCCAACCTGGGCATGATTATGATGACCGCCCACCGGGTTTCTCCCCGAATTATTGAAATAACCCAGGATATGGAATTAGTTGAGGTGGAACCATCCGCCCCCGAAGTGACTGTTGAAGAGCCCGTGTTGGAATCTGTGGAAGAATACATCCCAGAGGAAGCATTAGTAAAAGAACCAGTCCCAGAAGTAACTTTAGTTGAGCCCGTAGTTGAAACTTCGGGTGAAATGGTAGAAGCAGAAGTTTCTGCAAAAGAGGTGTCTGAAGACGTTCTGAAAACAGATGGTGTTCCTGAAGAAGTTATTGCTGAAGCCCAGACCATCCCAGATGAAGAATCAGTTACCGAAGCTGAAATATCCACCGTAACTGAAGTTAAATCCTCAGATGAACAGGTGATAGAAGAAGAGGCTGAAGTAGAAAGTGCAAAACCCGTGGAGGAAAAACCATCCGGGGTTATACCTACCATTAAGCCACCCATATCACTACCCGACCTTCCGGAAAGTGTGGTAATACCTGATGATCCCCCGGGAAGAGCGGACCTAATCATTGAAATTTACGAGGCCCTGTTTCTGGCCATGGCCATTGGTGCCAGTAAGATCATGGGCGTGTCCCCGGCCCGGGGGCTTACTAAACAGTTTTTGCCCTCCAGTGAGTGTAAAGAACTTTTAGAGGGAGTTGATATTAAAAGCAACGCCGTCATTGACTTTGATGCCTTAAGAGCTAATACTGAAAAGATAAAGGTCGAGGACAGGGAAAGTGTTTTCCTTCGAGATTTCAGTCAAATCATAACGGTGATCACCGATAATTACGGTAAGGTAATGGGCTACGATGCCTTCCGGGGAATGGTGCGGTCTGAGTTCAAAGCTATAAATGATTCCTACGGAGAAGCCATGGATAAACTGGGCATCAAAGGAAAGATGCATCCCGAACTTCAGAAGCTATTATAG
- a CDS encoding MBL fold metallo-hydrolase yields MRIIPLAFESMGVRSMATYVETDQKILIDPGTALGPKRFGFPPWKTELEALYRTRAEIQKHARNTDIVTISHYHHDHFTPFQLGKYLDSSPRYAAQIYDNKLLFIKDPTSKINQNQKKRARNLLKNLVNSKISYADGKSFQVGDTNLKFSDPLPHGPEGSRMGYLIALTIRCDDETFMHASDVQGPIFKGTRDYILQEKPDTLILSGPPLYLVGFALGEKDLEMARENLIKIVDQVPRVVVDHHLLRDLRYAQFLESVVKESGGEVLVASQLIGEEPCLLEARRKELYYPKNR; encoded by the coding sequence GTGAGAATTATTCCCCTGGCCTTTGAAAGTATGGGTGTTCGTTCCATGGCCACCTATGTGGAGACGGATCAGAAGATACTAATCGACCCTGGAACTGCTTTAGGACCCAAAAGGTTTGGTTTTCCTCCCTGGAAGACGGAGTTGGAAGCATTATACAGAACCAGGGCTGAAATACAAAAACACGCCAGAAATACGGATATCGTCACCATCAGCCACTACCACCATGATCACTTCACCCCCTTCCAGCTGGGAAAGTATCTGGACTCCAGTCCCAGATATGCGGCCCAGATCTACGACAATAAACTTCTTTTCATAAAAGATCCCACCTCTAAAATTAATCAGAACCAGAAAAAAAGGGCCCGAAATCTTCTGAAGAATCTGGTTAATAGTAAAATTTCCTATGCCGATGGTAAGTCCTTCCAGGTGGGGGATACCAACCTCAAATTCTCTGATCCCCTTCCACACGGTCCCGAAGGCAGCAGGATGGGCTACCTCATCGCCCTCACCATCAGGTGTGATGACGAAACCTTTATGCACGCTTCAGACGTGCAGGGACCCATCTTTAAGGGAACCAGGGATTACATTCTCCAGGAAAAGCCCGACACCCTTATCCTCAGCGGTCCTCCCCTCTATCTGGTGGGCTTTGCCCTGGGAGAGAAGGATCTGGAGATGGCTCGTGAAAATCTAATTAAAATCGTTGACCAAGTGCCCCGGGTAGTGGTGGACCATCATCTTTTAAGGGATCTACGCTATGCCCAGTTCCTGGAGTCGGTGGTAAAGGAATCAGGAGGGGAGGTGTTGGTGGCCTCCCAACTAATTGGTGAGGAGCCATGCCTCTTAGAAGCCAGGAGGAAAGAGTTGTATTATCCTAAAAATAGGTGA
- a CDS encoding ribbon-helix-helix protein, CopG family yields MAKKSVYIRLESEYIQKIDEMAQKQDRSRSYIIRQLVIKGLGKV; encoded by the coding sequence ATGGCCAAGAAGAGTGTCTACATCCGCCTGGAATCGGAGTACATACAGAAAATCGATGAAATGGCCCAAAAGCAGGATCGATCCCGATCATACATAATACGGCAGTTAGTAATAAAAGGGCTGGGGAAAGTTTAG
- a CDS encoding Ni/Fe hydrogenase subunit alpha yields MKNIEISPVTRIEGHAKITVQVDDGGNVADAHFHVMEIRGFEKFLEGAAVEEAPRITPRICGICQTAHHLTAAKATDQIFGLEPPETAKKLRELMLLGQYIHSHSLHFYFLGAPDLVMGPESDPAMRNVLGILKTNPELASMAIQTRKIGQEITAVVGGKPISPVTAVPGGQSRGLSPGQQADLLAKANTAVELVEKGVEVAKPLFEQYSEAIELLGPIETHFGALTNNGGDISFYDGDVKVIDPAGNTVHQFGSSDYLDYIEEKVQPWSYLKFPYLKQIGFPQGNYRVGPLARLNVINSIPTDKASELFAEYKENYGIAQNPLLYHYARLIELMYASERAVQLLEDDSITSTDIRQTLTEPLMTKQEAKESGETRRGVGMIEATRGILIHDYETDGAGFITRANLIVSTGQNNLSMDIGVRETAKKMIHGDEISEGLKNQLEMIIRAYDPCLSCATHAIDGSSPLEVEIYDLEGKLISKQMI; encoded by the coding sequence ATGAAGAATATAGAAATAAGTCCGGTTACACGTATTGAAGGACACGCCAAAATCACCGTGCAAGTGGATGACGGTGGAAATGTGGCTGATGCCCACTTCCACGTTATGGAGATCCGTGGATTTGAAAAGTTTCTGGAAGGTGCCGCTGTTGAAGAAGCACCACGTATCACTCCCCGTATCTGCGGTATATGCCAGACCGCCCACCACTTGACTGCCGCCAAAGCCACTGACCAGATATTTGGTCTGGAACCACCAGAGACTGCTAAAAAGTTAAGGGAACTGATGCTTCTGGGTCAGTACATACACTCCCACTCTCTTCACTTCTACTTCTTGGGTGCCCCAGATCTGGTGATGGGACCGGAATCAGACCCAGCCATGCGTAACGTTCTGGGAATCTTGAAGACCAACCCTGAACTGGCCTCCATGGCCATCCAAACCCGAAAGATCGGGCAGGAAATCACGGCAGTTGTGGGTGGAAAACCCATCAGCCCGGTAACCGCCGTGCCAGGAGGACAATCACGAGGACTATCCCCTGGACAACAGGCTGATTTACTTGCAAAGGCAAATACTGCAGTTGAACTTGTGGAAAAAGGAGTAGAAGTTGCTAAACCATTATTTGAACAGTACAGTGAAGCAATTGAACTTCTTGGACCAATCGAAACACATTTCGGAGCTCTGACTAATAATGGTGGAGATATCAGCTTCTACGACGGGGATGTGAAAGTCATAGACCCGGCCGGTAACACCGTGCACCAATTTGGATCCTCAGACTATCTGGACTACATCGAAGAGAAAGTCCAGCCCTGGTCCTATCTGAAGTTTCCCTACCTGAAGCAGATTGGATTCCCCCAAGGCAACTACCGAGTAGGACCTTTAGCCCGTCTTAACGTGATTAATTCCATCCCTACCGATAAAGCCTCGGAACTCTTCGCCGAATACAAGGAAAACTATGGAATAGCCCAGAATCCACTTCTCTATCACTATGCTCGGCTGATCGAGTTGATGTACGCCTCCGAAAGGGCGGTGCAACTTTTAGAAGACGATTCCATTACCAGCACTGATATACGTCAGACCTTGACAGAACCACTGATGACCAAACAGGAGGCCAAAGAATCAGGTGAAACCCGACGGGGAGTGGGAATGATCGAAGCCACCCGGGGTATACTTATCCACGACTACGAAACTGATGGCGCTGGTTTCATCACCCGGGCCAATCTGATCGTATCCACCGGCCAGAACAACCTGTCCATGGACATTGGGGTCCGGGAAACAGCCAAGAAAATGATTCATGGTGATGAGATCTCGGAAGGTCTTAAAAACCAGTTGGAGATGATTATCCGCGCCTACGACCCCTGCCTGAGTTGTGCCACCCACGCCATTGATGGCAGTTCACCATTGGAAGTGGAAATCTATGATCTGGAAGGGAAACTAATCAGTAAACAGATGATTTAA
- a CDS encoding F420-nonreducing hydrogenase, protein MVTIALETLASCSGCEISILDLHEDLPKLLEKAELVYAPVLMDAKELPDNIDIAIVSGSVRNVENKERLEELRAKSDILIAYGTCACYGGITGMADLYTQDEVTSRTYSDNPSTESAPLPNEVVPELLSIVHPAADFTEIDGFIPGCPPKEQLTGDILIPLINNEAPDVPKKSVCADCHREMEHVEYDKIHRRVEGSPEDGKCFLSQGYVCLGSVTLGRCGGLCTDAGVPCHGCGGPSLDVLREPSHDIYNGVIKRIAHLSKMPEKDVEKQMYDLGHVVYGFVIGSTIMEDKLVSKIPQLVKK, encoded by the coding sequence ATGGTAACCATTGCCTTAGAAACACTGGCCAGTTGTTCTGGCTGTGAAATATCAATTTTAGATTTACACGAAGACTTACCAAAACTTCTGGAGAAAGCCGAACTGGTTTACGCACCGGTTTTAATGGATGCCAAGGAATTACCGGATAATATCGACATCGCCATTGTATCCGGTTCAGTAAGGAACGTGGAAAACAAGGAAAGATTGGAGGAATTAAGAGCAAAATCTGACATCCTAATTGCCTACGGTACCTGCGCCTGCTATGGTGGGATAACCGGGATGGCTGACCTTTACACCCAGGATGAGGTAACTTCCCGTACCTATTCAGACAATCCCAGTACTGAATCCGCACCTTTACCCAATGAAGTGGTGCCGGAACTGTTAAGCATCGTCCACCCCGCTGCGGACTTCACTGAAATAGATGGATTCATACCCGGCTGTCCCCCCAAGGAACAATTAACCGGAGATATCCTGATACCACTCATCAATAATGAGGCACCTGATGTTCCTAAAAAGAGTGTTTGCGCCGACTGTCACCGGGAAATGGAACATGTGGAATACGATAAGATCCACCGTCGGGTGGAAGGATCACCCGAGGATGGTAAATGTTTCCTATCACAGGGATACGTCTGTTTGGGTTCAGTTACCCTGGGACGTTGCGGCGGACTATGTACCGATGCAGGTGTTCCCTGCCATGGTTGTGGGGGCCCTTCCTTGGATGTGCTAAGAGAACCCAGCCATGACATCTACAACGGAGTAATTAAGAGGATTGCTCACCTTTCCAAGATGCCCGAAAAGGACGTTGAAAAACAGATGTACGATTTGGGACACGTGGTATACGGATTTGTTATTGGAAGTACCATCATGGAGGATAAGCTGGTTTCAAAGATCCCCCAGCTTGTGAAAAAGTAG
- a CDS encoding hydrocarbon binding protein (contains V4R domain) translates to MDMEIEEIRGTFKPEIIPKETGGDIGDYEEALHVLMKFVGSMSSALEQVSGRGANAIVYQAGKRMGHDAAKMMEKTDDLEQALNEMGEVLGVEFYFEMWKPAGQEGYTIEKGNETVVKVLFMDCVVRQTLRRTGLPQKGPLCYLLYGYMVGAVEEVMSIKGKLDIDHVGPNACLKTLTIKWGGK, encoded by the coding sequence ATGGATATGGAAATCGAAGAAATAAGGGGAACATTCAAACCAGAAATCATCCCCAAAGAAACTGGAGGCGACATTGGAGACTACGAAGAAGCACTACACGTGCTTATGAAGTTCGTAGGTTCCATGTCAAGTGCCCTGGAACAAGTGTCCGGAAGGGGGGCCAACGCCATTGTTTACCAGGCTGGAAAACGTATGGGCCATGATGCGGCCAAAATGATGGAAAAAACCGACGACTTGGAACAGGCCTTAAACGAAATGGGCGAAGTTTTAGGGGTGGAATTCTACTTTGAAATGTGGAAACCTGCGGGACAGGAAGGTTACACCATCGAAAAAGGAAATGAAACTGTGGTAAAAGTCCTGTTCATGGACTGCGTAGTAAGACAAACCCTGCGAAGAACCGGTCTACCTCAGAAAGGACCACTATGTTATCTGCTCTACGGATACATGGTTGGAGCGGTGGAAGAAGTGATGAGCATCAAGGGCAAACTGGATATAGACCATGTGGGTCCTAACGCCTGTCTTAAAACCCTGACCATCAAATGGGGTGGTAAATAA
- a CDS encoding ferredoxin family protein has product MVEIEIDEDACVGCGSCVDDCPNDVYKMNEETWKTTVVNADDCMACLSCHEICPSQAMTHRNIHVAKRLYIDRKVNDVLEKII; this is encoded by the coding sequence ATGGTGGAAATTGAAATCGACGAAGATGCATGTGTAGGGTGTGGTTCCTGTGTTGACGACTGCCCCAATGACGTGTATAAAATGAATGAGGAAACATGGAAAACCACAGTGGTTAATGCCGATGACTGTATGGCTTGCCTCTCCTGCCACGAGATCTGTCCATCCCAGGCCATGACCCACCGAAACATACATGTTGCCAAAAGACTGTACATTGACCGCAAGGTAAACGATGTCCTGGAGAAAATAATCTGA
- a CDS encoding class E sortase → MKRYSIYSFLIIVACVVLSVGIVMAAYSQYQELQTAQKSIKDYKERMSNPVNALDPTSSVAGYLNYDLIIPKLGISCNIRGDTVNAYNAVYHYPESVMPGKPGECGFLGHRTTYSGLFTNISSLKVGDEVIIRDYILQKKYVYQVTSNGDDIRWNYRSNPVRFAQEGEPRLLIITCYPPGKKQAAYIMHCKMTSISSLN, encoded by the coding sequence ATGAAAAGGTACAGCATCTACTCCTTTTTGATCATAGTAGCCTGCGTGGTTCTATCGGTAGGAATAGTTATGGCAGCTTATAGCCAGTACCAGGAGCTTCAAACTGCCCAGAAAAGTATAAAGGACTATAAGGAAAGGATGAGTAACCCGGTTAACGCCCTGGATCCTACCTCCTCAGTGGCGGGGTATTTAAACTATGATCTCATCATTCCCAAACTGGGGATAAGCTGCAATATCCGGGGAGATACCGTAAACGCATACAACGCAGTTTATCATTATCCTGAGAGTGTTATGCCAGGTAAACCAGGAGAATGCGGATTTTTGGGTCACAGAACCACTTACTCCGGGCTTTTCACAAATATAAGTTCACTTAAAGTGGGTGATGAAGTTATAATTCGTGATTATATCCTGCAGAAGAAATACGTCTATCAGGTGACTTCCAATGGTGATGATATTCGCTGGAACTACAGGAGCAATCCGGTTCGATTTGCCCAGGAAGGTGAACCACGACTACTAATTATAACCTGTTATCCACCCGGCAAAAAACAAGCCGCCTACATAATGCACTGCAAGATGACTTCCATTAGTAGTCTGAATTAA